The following are from one region of the Heliangelus exortis chromosome 2, bHelExo1.hap1, whole genome shotgun sequence genome:
- the LOC139791897 gene encoding uncharacterized protein — protein MALGFSCAPRFLSSWLEEEREQMCQSAARGRHRCRLLRHPSLVRLIAPARHLPLPPAPPILSPSRGEEREGGGRRESPTPSYFATLRRSCGGRRLPSLSHPPLRRRSRSRSRSDHRAPRPACRPSLGSPPSLRTDAPFRPDSGKQAAAPGQPYPPLPAPPSPIRLSRRWGPSRRARCARRTSRPPGHRPRPPPRAGAARCAPGRPRREEELPGAPAEASASALLKARGSARFNRLPRAGDRCNWPSARPPCCPRSPRPSTAPLFPRSVSPPPREGPTVRTNTSRLPPPLQERGRPSPPARPRPRWALAL, from the exons ATGGCCCTGGGCTTCAGCTGCGCTCCCCGGTTTCTCTCTTCatggctggaggaggagagagagcagATGTGTCAGTCCGCGGCGCGGGGCCGCCACCGCTGCCGCCTCCTCCGCCACCCGTCCCTTGTTAGGCTAATTGCACCCGCTCgtcatcttcctcttcctccagctcctcctaTCCTGAGCCCCAGCCgcggggaggagagggaaggcgGAGGGAGGCGGGAGTCGCCCACTCCCTCCTACTTCGCTACGCTCAGGCGTTCGTGCGGCGGGAG GCGactcccttccctttcccacccCCCTCTCCGTCGACGTAGCCGAAGCCGTTCACGATCAGACCACCGCGCCCCACGCCCCGCCTGCCGCCCCTCCCTCGGGTCTCCCCCCTCCCTTCGCACAGACGCGCCGTTTCGCCCCGACAGCGGCAAACAGGCGGCTGCTCCGGGCCAGCCGTACCCCCCGCTGCCAGCTCCGCCGTCGCCAATTAGGTTGTCTCGGCGCTGGGGGCCATCGCGCCGCGCCAGATGCGCCCGTCGCACTTCCCGGCCACCTGGGCACCGGCCTCGCCCACCGCCGCGGGCGGGGGCCGCTCGCTGCGCTCCGGGCCGGCCTCGGCGTGAGGAGGAGCTGCCGGGCGCACCGGCGGAGGCTTCAGCCAGCGCCCTCCTGAAGGCGCGGGGTTCTGCGCGGTTTAACCGCCTCCCCCGTGCCGGCGACCGCTGTAACTGGCCCAGTGCTAGACCTCCTTGTTGTCCGCGGTCTCCGCGCCCGAGCACggctccccttttcccccgtTCTGTTAGCCCCCCGCCCCGAGAAGGCCCGACCGTCCGCACCAACACTTCACGGCTGCCCCCGCCCCTACAGGAGCGGGGGAGGCCATCCCCGCCAGCCCGCCCGAGACCGCGGTGGGCCCTGGCGCTCTGA